In Flavobacteriales bacterium, one genomic interval encodes:
- the pruA gene encoding L-glutamate gamma-semialdehyde dehydrogenase, which produces MSNAVFVPPVPINEPIKSYAPGTPERAALQAEYDRRLKTKIDAPMWIGGKAITTTNVRKMSPPHKHAHNLGNSHHGDAKSVKSAIDAALKAKRAWETMPYEDRAAIFLRAADLLAGPYRAQINAATMLAQGKNAYQAEIDAACELIDFLRFNVSYAHEIYQNQPISSHGVWNRLEYRALEGFVFALSPFNFTAIAGNLPSSCALMGNTVVWKCADTQCYSAQVLMEVFMAAGLPDGVINLIHVSGPVAGDVIFKHKDFAGIHFTGSTDVFRDIWKTIGNNLPLYRSYPRVVGETGGKDFVVAHSSADPKVVATALTRGAFEYQGQKCSAASRAYIPDTIWTQVKKELLADLAEMKMGDPRDFKNFTGAVIDEKSFDKIAGYIDALKKDKKNIQIIAGGKYDKSKGYFIEPTVAVSKDPKSVTMCEEIFGPVLTIHVYSADRWMDTLKLVDSTGEYALTGSVISNDRSAVLQAVDILRHAAGNFYINDKPTGAVVGQQPFGGARGSGTNDKAGSYLNLIRWVSPRTIKETFVPATEHGYPFLG; this is translated from the coding sequence ATGAGCAACGCCGTTTTCGTACCTCCAGTTCCGATCAATGAACCCATTAAAAGCTATGCTCCTGGCACACCGGAGCGTGCAGCGCTACAGGCTGAATATGACCGTCGACTTAAAACGAAGATCGATGCGCCGATGTGGATCGGAGGTAAAGCCATCACCACCACGAACGTGCGCAAAATGAGCCCGCCGCATAAGCACGCGCACAACTTGGGCAATTCGCATCACGGCGATGCAAAAAGCGTCAAGTCAGCGATCGACGCTGCACTGAAGGCCAAGAGAGCCTGGGAGACCATGCCATACGAGGATCGTGCTGCGATCTTTCTGCGTGCCGCCGACCTTTTGGCCGGACCATACCGCGCACAGATCAATGCGGCGACCATGCTGGCGCAGGGTAAGAACGCCTACCAAGCGGAGATCGATGCGGCGTGTGAGTTGATCGACTTTTTACGTTTCAACGTGAGCTATGCACACGAGATCTATCAGAACCAACCGATCAGCTCTCACGGTGTTTGGAACAGATTGGAGTACCGCGCTCTGGAAGGATTCGTATTTGCCTTGTCGCCTTTCAACTTTACGGCCATCGCTGGTAATCTGCCGAGCTCCTGTGCGCTAATGGGCAATACCGTGGTCTGGAAATGCGCCGACACACAATGTTACAGCGCGCAAGTGTTGATGGAAGTATTCATGGCAGCAGGTTTGCCGGATGGTGTTATCAATTTGATCCATGTCAGTGGACCCGTTGCTGGTGATGTGATCTTCAAGCACAAGGATTTTGCTGGGATCCACTTCACAGGAAGCACTGATGTATTCCGTGATATCTGGAAAACGATCGGTAACAACCTGCCACTCTATCGCAGCTATCCGCGCGTAGTTGGGGAGACAGGTGGTAAGGATTTCGTTGTGGCGCATTCATCCGCCGACCCGAAAGTCGTGGCAACTGCATTAACGCGTGGTGCGTTCGAGTATCAAGGGCAGAAGTGCAGCGCTGCAAGTCGCGCATACATCCCGGATACGATCTGGACACAGGTCAAAAAAGAACTGCTTGCCGATCTCGCAGAAATGAAAATGGGCGATCCGCGCGACTTCAAGAATTTCACCGGTGCAGTGATCGATGAGAAGTCCTTCGACAAGATCGCAGGCTACATCGATGCACTGAAAAAGGATAAAAAGAACATCCAGATCATCGCTGGTGGTAAATACGATAAGAGCAAAGGGTATTTCATTGAACCTACCGTTGCCGTTTCCAAGGATCCGAAGAGCGTTACCATGTGTGAAGAGATCTTCGGGCCGGTATTAACGATCCACGTTTACAGTGCCGACCGCTGGATGGATACGTTGAAACTGGTGGATTCCACGGGTGAATATGCATTGACAGGTTCGGTGATCAGCAATGACCGTAGCGCCGTATTGCAAGCAGTGGATATACTCCGCCATGCTGCCGGTAACTTTTACATCAACGATAAACCGACAGGAGCCGTAGTTGGCCAACAACCTTTTGGTGGAGCACGTGGTAGTGGCACGAATGATAAAGCGGGTAGCTATCTTAACCTCATTCGCTGGGTAAGCCCACGAACGATCAAGGAAACCTTTGTGCCTGCTACTGAGCACGGTTATCCGTTCTTGGGTTGA